The following are encoded together in the Rhodospirillales bacterium genome:
- the ada gene encoding bifunctional DNA-binding transcriptional regulator/O6-methylguanine-DNA methyltransferase Ada: protein MVEPQRVQTQVAKRFRSDDERWAAVVSRDHAAVGTFVYCVTTTGVYCRPGCAARHPRRENVRFHNSCQDAEYAGFRPCRRCRPNEPPLAERHARAVAAACRLVETAEELPDLDALAQAAGMSRFHFHRVFKAVTGLTPRAYAAAHRADRSREALRRSRTITEAIYDSGFNSSGRFNAASPEMLGMTPAKFRGGGAGETIRFAVGECSLGSILVAATATGVCAVLLGDDPEALAHDLEDRFPRAELVGGDGEFESVVAQVVSLVEEPALGLDLPLDIRGTAFQRRIWLALCDVPAGTTASYSEIADRVGSPKAARAVARACAGNPLAVAVPCHRVVRNDGKLGGYRWGVERKRVLLAREASS from the coding sequence ATGGTCGAACCGCAGAGGGTGCAAACGCAGGTGGCGAAGCGTTTCCGTAGCGACGACGAGCGCTGGGCGGCGGTCGTAAGCCGCGACCATGCCGCCGTTGGAACGTTCGTCTACTGCGTCACGACGACCGGCGTCTATTGTCGCCCGGGGTGCGCGGCCCGGCACCCGCGGCGCGAAAACGTGCGCTTCCACAATTCCTGTCAGGACGCCGAGTACGCCGGCTTTCGGCCATGCCGGCGCTGCCGCCCAAACGAGCCGCCCCTTGCCGAACGGCACGCGCGGGCGGTGGCGGCCGCGTGCCGCCTCGTCGAGACGGCGGAGGAACTGCCGGATCTCGACGCGCTCGCACAGGCAGCCGGCATGAGCCGCTTCCACTTCCACCGGGTCTTCAAGGCCGTCACCGGTCTCACGCCGCGCGCGTACGCCGCCGCCCATCGCGCGGATCGGTCCCGTGAAGCGCTGCGGAGGTCGCGAACGATCACCGAAGCCATCTACGACTCTGGCTTCAACTCGAGCGGACGGTTCAATGCAGCGTCGCCCGAGATGCTCGGGATGACCCCCGCGAAATTCCGGGGCGGTGGCGCGGGCGAAACGATTCGGTTTGCCGTCGGCGAGTGTTCGCTGGGTTCGATCCTGGTGGCAGCGACGGCGACGGGTGTGTGCGCGGTCCTGCTTGGCGACGATCCAGAAGCGCTGGCACATGATTTGGAGGACCGGTTTCCGCGGGCCGAGCTGGTCGGGGGAGACGGTGAGTTCGAGTCGGTGGTGGCCCAAGTCGTCAGTCTCGTCGAAGAACCTGCGCTCGGTCTCGATTTGCCGCTCGACATCCGCGGGACGGCGTTTCAACGGCGGATCTGGCTGGCGCTTTGCGATGTTCCGGCGGGTACGACCGCTAGCTACAGCGAGATCGCCGATCGTGTCGGCTCACCGAAGGCCGCGCGTGCGGTCGCGCGCGCGTGCGCCGGTAACCCACTCGCCGTCGCAGTCCCCTGCCACCGCGTGGTCCGGAACGACGGCAAGCTCGGCGGCTACCGCTGGGGCGTGGAACGCAAGCGGGTTCTGCTTGCCCGCGAGGCCTCGTCCTGA
- a CDS encoding cytochrome b/b6 domain-containing protein, producing the protein MERYHPLLVTLHWVMALMVLISLVAGGLILENMANDNPDKIFALTGHMSAGMVIGALLILRLITRLRTRTPPRATTGNASLDRIAYWTHRGFYVLIAGMVLTGLATALGAGLFPIVFGGAAETLPAELSALPQHAAHGWIAAALVTLVALHVAAALYHHLVLKDGLLRRMWFRPRS; encoded by the coding sequence ATGGAGCGGTACCACCCCCTTCTCGTCACGCTGCACTGGGTCATGGCACTGATGGTCCTGATCTCGCTGGTCGCCGGTGGCCTTATCCTGGAAAACATGGCTAATGACAACCCGGACAAGATCTTCGCCCTGACCGGGCACATGAGCGCGGGCATGGTGATCGGCGCGCTGCTGATCCTGCGCCTCATCACGCGCCTGCGAACCCGCACACCGCCGCGCGCGACCACCGGCAACGCCTCTCTGGATCGGATTGCCTACTGGACGCACCGGGGCTTCTATGTGCTCATTGCCGGCATGGTGCTTACCGGGCTTGCCACCGCCCTTGGTGCGGGTCTCTTCCCGATCGTCTTCGGTGGCGCTGCAGAGACCCTGCCAGCGGAATTGTCAGCGCTGCCTCAGCATGCTGCCCACGGCTGGATCGCGGCGGCGCTGGTGACCCTGGTTGCCCTGCATGTCGCGGCGGCTCTGTATCACCATCTGGTGCTGAAGGACGGGCTGTTGCGGCGCATGTGGTTTCGTCCGCGCAGCTGA
- a CDS encoding glutathione S-transferase — protein MSVLDIADCINETCPWSGKPVQPDSLTEFDGQVVGFCNTGCRDKFELAIRHFERARGEGRSPAS, from the coding sequence ATGTCCGTTCTCGACATTGCCGACTGCATCAACGAAACCTGCCCCTGGTCGGGCAAGCCGGTGCAACCCGATTCGCTCACCGAGTTCGACGGGCAGGTCGTCGGGTTCTGCAACACCGGATGCCGCGACAAGTTCGAGCTCGCAATTCGACACTTCGAGCGTGCGCGAGGGGAGGGCCGCAGCCCGGCATCCTGA